One Methanolinea sp. DNA window includes the following coding sequences:
- a CDS encoding RlmE family RNA methyltransferase, whose amino-acid sequence MGSQWSKDPSYVRAVREGYRSRAAYKLVEIQERFHVIRETDNVLDLGAAPGSWLQVARSLTRGKVLGIDLSPIAPLEGVSTLVGDISDPAMRTETLSILGTVNIVLSDASPKLSGNRSYDQARAIGLGEDVLSFARAVLKPGGHLVMKSFQGEDFSFLLDRVKQHFLSVRTFRSKASRRGSSEIYIVARNFVGGNGEAEGPV is encoded by the coding sequence ATGGGCTCCCAGTGGTCAAAGGATCCCAGTTACGTGCGGGCGGTCCGGGAAGGTTACCGGTCGAGGGCGGCATACAAGCTCGTGGAGATCCAGGAGAGGTTCCACGTCATCCGCGAGACCGACAACGTCCTCGACCTCGGTGCTGCCCCGGGGAGCTGGCTCCAGGTCGCAAGGTCCCTCACGAGGGGCAAGGTCCTCGGGATAGACCTCTCCCCTATCGCACCGCTCGAGGGCGTGTCGACGCTTGTAGGGGATATCTCGGATCCCGCGATGCGGACCGAGACGCTGTCCATCCTCGGCACGGTCAACATCGTCCTCTCCGATGCCTCTCCCAAGCTCTCCGGGAACAGGAGTTACGACCAGGCGAGGGCGATCGGCCTAGGGGAAGATGTCCTCTCCTTTGCCCGGGCCGTTCTCAAGCCCGGCGGGCACCTCGTGATGAAATCGTTCCAGGGAGAGGATTTCTCGTTCCTCCTGGACCGGGTGAAACAGCATTTCCTGTCGGTGAGAACCTTCCGGAGCAAGGCGTCGCGGAGGGGGAGCAGCGAGATCTACATCGTCGCGAGGAACTTCGTGGGGGGCAATGGTGAGGCTGAAGGACCCGTTTGA
- the gltA gene encoding NADPH-dependent glutamate synthase, whose amino-acid sequence MAERPAGERVKDFDEVDTGLSEEEAVAEAERCLQCTKPSCVKGCPVEIDIPAFIARVAERDFHGAASVIRENNILPAICGRVCPQEVQCEGQCILGAKGTPVRIGALERFVADRERESGIPVPRVDEPTGKRVAVVGSGPAGITAAAELARMGHAVTVYESLHEPGGVLVYGIPEFRLPKDVVRAEIDLLRRMGVTILTNHVAGSSVTVDDLLSHDAVFIGTGAGLPYFMGIPGENLPGVYSANEFLTRVNLMRADRFPEYDTPVRHAGRVVVVGGGNVAMDAARVARRLGARTTLVYRRRREDLPARQVEVRRAEEEGVEFIFCASPVRLLGDGCVEGVVCQRMEMCPTGGSGRPEPVPVEGSLFTIDADMCIVAIGQGPNPLLVRMLPGISRGERGNVLVDDEGRTAHPKVFAAGDIATGAATVILAMGGAKRAARAMDRMLRRK is encoded by the coding sequence ATGGCTGAACGTCCCGCGGGAGAACGGGTGAAGGACTTCGACGAGGTCGACACGGGACTCTCGGAGGAGGAGGCAGTCGCCGAAGCGGAACGGTGCCTCCAGTGCACCAAGCCCTCGTGCGTGAAGGGCTGCCCCGTGGAGATAGACATTCCCGCATTCATCGCGCGGGTCGCGGAGAGGGATTTCCACGGCGCGGCATCCGTGATCAGGGAGAATAACATCCTCCCGGCGATATGCGGCCGAGTCTGCCCGCAGGAGGTCCAGTGCGAGGGGCAGTGCATCCTCGGCGCAAAGGGAACGCCCGTCCGCATCGGGGCACTCGAGCGATTCGTTGCCGACCGCGAGAGGGAAAGCGGGATCCCCGTCCCACGGGTGGATGAACCGACGGGCAAGAGGGTCGCGGTCGTCGGGTCGGGACCGGCGGGGATCACGGCGGCCGCGGAGCTCGCGCGCATGGGGCACGCGGTGACGGTCTACGAGTCGCTCCACGAGCCCGGCGGCGTCCTCGTCTACGGGATCCCCGAATTCAGGCTCCCGAAGGATGTCGTCCGGGCCGAGATCGACCTCTTGAGGAGGATGGGCGTCACTATCCTCACGAACCACGTCGCCGGGTCGAGCGTGACGGTCGATGACCTCCTCTCGCACGACGCGGTCTTCATCGGGACCGGCGCGGGACTGCCGTACTTCATGGGAATACCGGGCGAGAACCTCCCCGGCGTCTACTCGGCAAACGAGTTCCTCACGAGGGTGAACCTGATGCGCGCCGACCGGTTCCCCGAGTACGACACGCCGGTCCGGCACGCGGGCAGGGTCGTGGTCGTGGGGGGAGGAAATGTCGCGATGGACGCGGCGCGGGTCGCGCGGCGGCTCGGGGCCCGGACGACACTGGTCTACAGGAGGCGGAGGGAGGATCTCCCCGCCCGTCAGGTCGAGGTCAGGAGGGCCGAGGAGGAGGGCGTGGAATTCATCTTCTGCGCGAGTCCTGTCCGCCTCCTCGGGGACGGGTGCGTGGAGGGTGTGGTGTGCCAGCGGATGGAGATGTGCCCCACCGGTGGGTCAGGCAGGCCCGAGCCGGTGCCCGTGGAAGGATCCCTGTTTACCATCGACGCGGACATGTGCATCGTCGCGATCGGGCAGGGACCGAATCCCCTCCTCGTGAGGATGTTGCCCGGTATCTCGAGGGGCGAGCGCGGGAATGTCCTCGTGGACGACGAGGGCAGGACGGCCCACCCGAAGGTCTTTGCCGCGGGCGACATCGCGACCGGCGCGGCGACCGTCATCCTCGCGATGGGAGGTGCGAAGAGGGCAGCAAGGGCGATGGACAGGATGCTCCGGCGCAAGTGA
- a CDS encoding sulfide/dihydroorotate dehydrogenase-like FAD/NAD-binding protein, translating to MTLEFRAEGEVTVGYRVKRAAQLADRIFETWIEAPHVARNARAGQFLVLRIDERGERIPLTISAVDGDMVRVIYMAVGKTTYQLATLGPGDEVRDVAGPLGRPSEIRYFGHCVVVGGGVGIACCPIIARAARAAGNRVTGIIGARTAAYLVCEDEMREACDELLVATDDGSKGYHGFAADVLKRLVERERPDRVWIVGPAIMMKVTSEVTRPAAIPTVVSLNPIMVDGTGMCGSCRVEVGGETRFACVDGPEFDAHLVDFDMLMARQKAYLEEEKVALERFSAQRCGCGTGGPHG from the coding sequence ATGACATTGGAATTTCGCGCAGAGGGGGAGGTAACCGTGGGATACAGGGTGAAGCGTGCCGCGCAGCTAGCCGACCGCATATTCGAGACGTGGATCGAGGCACCCCACGTCGCCCGGAATGCACGCGCGGGGCAGTTCCTCGTCCTCCGCATCGACGAGAGGGGTGAACGCATCCCCCTCACGATATCCGCGGTCGACGGTGACATGGTGCGCGTCATCTACATGGCCGTCGGGAAGACGACGTACCAGCTCGCGACGCTCGGGCCGGGGGACGAGGTGAGGGACGTCGCGGGACCGCTCGGGAGGCCGAGCGAGATCCGGTATTTCGGGCACTGCGTCGTCGTCGGTGGCGGTGTCGGCATCGCGTGCTGCCCGATCATCGCGAGGGCCGCGAGGGCCGCGGGAAACAGGGTCACGGGGATCATCGGGGCGAGGACAGCCGCGTACCTCGTCTGCGAGGACGAGATGAGGGAGGCGTGCGACGAACTCCTCGTCGCGACCGACGACGGGTCGAAGGGCTACCACGGGTTTGCAGCCGACGTCCTGAAAAGACTCGTCGAGAGGGAGAGGCCTGACAGGGTCTGGATCGTCGGCCCCGCGATCATGATGAAGGTCACGTCCGAGGTGACGCGGCCCGCCGCAATCCCCACCGTCGTCTCGCTCAATCCCATCATGGTGGACGGCACGGGGATGTGCGGGTCGTGCAGGGTGGAGGTCGGGGGGGAGACACGCTTCGCGTGTGTCGACGGCCCGGAGTTCGATGCCCACCTCGTCGACTTCGACATGCTGATGGCGCGGCAGAAGGCCTACCTCGAGGAGGAGAAGGTCGCGCTCGAGCGTTTCTCGGCGCAGCGGTGCGGGTGCGGCACGGGTGGTCCGCATGGCTGA
- the moaA gene encoding GTP 3',8-cyclase MoaA, producing MVRLKDPFDRPVSNLRVSLTSRCNLSCIYCHAEGENDPGDPLATDEIGEILRVARKLGIQHVKFTGGEPCLREDLAEIVSLVPEGMESSLTTNGTLFADIAFDLADAGLSRVNISIDSLDRETYRTITGRDCLPDVLAGIEAAVDAGLTPVKLNVVMLSGINDHEVDDFLAFVRGKRSLVLQLIELLEFRNCTYHRDLHALEERLARNAREILTRRMHHRKKYCVDDAEVEIVRPLHNTEFCAYCNRLRVTSDGKLKPCLLRSDNLVDIRGAKGERLEELFREAVRRRAPYYR from the coding sequence ATGGTGAGGCTGAAGGACCCGTTTGACCGCCCCGTGAGCAACCTGAGGGTGAGCCTGACCTCGCGGTGCAATCTCTCCTGCATCTACTGCCACGCGGAAGGGGAGAACGACCCGGGCGACCCCCTCGCGACGGACGAGATCGGGGAGATCCTCCGTGTCGCGCGGAAACTGGGGATACAGCACGTGAAGTTCACGGGCGGGGAACCGTGCCTGCGCGAGGATCTCGCGGAGATCGTGAGCCTCGTCCCTGAGGGGATGGAGAGCTCCCTCACCACGAACGGGACCCTCTTTGCCGATATCGCCTTTGACCTCGCCGACGCGGGTCTCTCGCGGGTGAACATCAGCATCGACAGCCTCGACAGGGAGACTTACAGGACCATCACGGGGAGGGACTGCCTCCCCGACGTCCTCGCCGGGATAGAGGCCGCGGTCGACGCGGGACTCACGCCCGTCAAGCTCAACGTGGTCATGCTCTCCGGAATCAATGACCACGAGGTCGACGATTTCCTCGCGTTCGTGAGGGGGAAGAGGTCCCTCGTCCTCCAGCTGATCGAACTCCTCGAGTTCAGGAACTGCACGTACCACCGCGATCTCCATGCCCTCGAGGAGAGGCTCGCGAGGAACGCGAGGGAGATACTCACGCGCAGGATGCACCACAGGAAGAAGTACTGCGTGGACGATGCCGAGGTCGAGATTGTGAGGCCCCTCCACAACACGGAGTTCTGCGCGTACTGCAACCGGCTCCGCGTCACGTCGGACGGGAAGCTCAAGCCGTGCCTCCTCCGTTCCGACAACCTCGTGGATATCAGGGGTGCGAAGGGCGAGAGGCTGGAGGAACTCTTCCGGGAAGCAGTCCGGCGGCGGGCCCCCTACTACAGGTGA
- a CDS encoding M20/M25/M40 family metallo-hydrolase, whose amino-acid sequence MGIAELCASLVKIRSENPPGDTRDVIEFIREFASGIGLDVKVIRRKGRRHNLVSARPKGRLLFCGHVDTVPALAEGWTVDPYGGVIRDGKVFGRGATDMKGGCAAVLWACKEWMEREDEIPADIAFVCDEETSGTYGVRTLIARKAISPCDCIIAEPTLPLSPNIGQKGIMRLCCTFRGEPGHGSIYPESGVSAIMEAYDLLEYVKELNGIPFSPGDAAVSRLVEDSAAILREALGMPRAREILTRIMYNPGTIVGGEKANIVAQHCRLELDLRIPWGCDPAALLEDLRAHAPRGEIAATNIAGPSLTPPDAPLVSTLLREIEGVYGMPARPVVQWAASDARYLRKVGFSVAEYGPGEIPTLHAIDEHVAIESLEKASRVYLGMIAHYAGRGEDSRRKKAVNPEWRS is encoded by the coding sequence ATGGGGATAGCGGAACTCTGTGCCTCGCTCGTGAAGATAAGGAGCGAGAATCCTCCCGGCGACACGCGGGACGTCATCGAGTTCATCCGCGAATTCGCGTCTGGCATCGGCCTCGACGTGAAAGTCATAAGGAGGAAGGGGAGGAGGCACAACCTCGTCTCCGCGAGGCCCAAGGGGAGGCTCCTCTTCTGCGGGCACGTCGACACCGTCCCCGCTCTCGCCGAGGGATGGACGGTGGATCCCTACGGGGGAGTCATCAGGGACGGGAAGGTCTTCGGGAGGGGCGCGACCGACATGAAGGGCGGGTGTGCCGCGGTCCTCTGGGCTTGCAAGGAGTGGATGGAGAGGGAGGACGAGATCCCCGCGGACATCGCGTTCGTGTGCGACGAGGAGACGAGCGGGACGTACGGGGTCCGGACGCTGATCGCGCGGAAAGCCATCTCCCCCTGCGACTGCATCATCGCCGAGCCCACGCTCCCCCTCTCCCCGAATATCGGCCAGAAGGGGATCATGAGGCTCTGCTGCACGTTCCGCGGGGAACCCGGCCACGGTTCGATCTACCCGGAGAGCGGGGTCAGTGCCATCATGGAGGCATACGACCTGCTCGAATACGTAAAAGAGCTCAACGGAATTCCATTCTCCCCCGGGGATGCCGCGGTGTCCCGCCTCGTCGAGGACTCGGCCGCGATCCTCCGCGAGGCGCTCGGCATGCCCCGCGCCCGGGAGATCCTGACGCGTATCATGTACAACCCGGGGACGATCGTGGGCGGGGAGAAGGCAAACATCGTGGCCCAGCACTGCAGGCTCGAGCTCGACCTCCGCATCCCGTGGGGATGCGACCCGGCCGCGCTCCTCGAGGATCTGAGGGCACACGCGCCGCGCGGCGAGATCGCGGCCACGAACATCGCCGGGCCGAGCCTCACCCCGCCGGACGCCCCCCTCGTCTCTACCCTCCTGCGGGAGATAGAGGGGGTTTACGGCATGCCCGCCCGGCCGGTCGTCCAGTGGGCGGCGAGCGACGCGCGGTACCTCAGGAAAGTGGGTTTCTCGGTCGCCGAGTACGGTCCCGGGGAGATCCCCACGCTCCACGCGATCGACGAGCACGTCGCGATCGAGTCGCTCGAGAAGGCATCGAGGGTGTACCTCGGGATGATCGCCCACTACGCGGGGAGAGGGGAGGATTCCCGGCGCAAAAAGGCCGTGAATCCCGAATGGAGATCTTAA